The DNA sequence TAGCGCATCTCCATCAGGATCGCTGGATGATGATCCATCTAAAGTATATAAGGTATTCTTCTCAACAGATTGATTGGTTCCGGCGTTAGCCACTGGAGCTTTGTTGACTTGCCTGACAGTTATGACGACCTGATCGGCAGTCGAGTTCACTGTCCCATCGTTGACAATGAGTGAGAAGGTATAAGTCTGATTGGTCGTTACTTCGGGAGCAGTAAAAGTTGGTTTTGCTGCCGTCGTAGAATTTAGTGTTATTCCTGTTGGTGCAGTCCACGAATAGGTAAGTGTATTGTTATCGGGGTCGGATGATGCCGATCCATCGAGCGTAACTGTCACACCTTCGTTAACGGATTGATCAGCTCCGGCATTAGCCACCGGAGCTTTATTCACTTGTTTGACTGTTATAATTACCTGATCGGCAGTCGAGTTCACTGTTCCATCGTTGACGATGAGCGAGAACGTATAACTCTGATTGGTCATCACTTCAGGAGCAGTAAAAGTTGGTTTTGCCGCACTCGTAGAATTTAGAGTTATTCCTGATGGTGCAGTCCACGAATAGGTAAGTGTATTGTTATCCGGGTCGGAAGAAGCCGATCCATCGAGCGTAACCACCACACCTTCGTTAACGGTTTGATCGGCTCCTGCATTGGCCACAGGCGCCTTGTTAACTTGCCTGACAGTTACTGTTACCTGATCTGCAGTCGAGTTCACAGTTCCATCGTTGACGATGAGAGAGAACGTATAACTCTGATTGGTCATTACTTCGGGAGCAGTAAAAGTTGGTTTTGCCGCAGTAGTAGAATTTAGGGTTATTCCTGATGGTGCAGTCCACGAATAGGTTAGTGTATTGTTATCCGGGTCGGAAGACGCCGATCCATCAAGAGTGACCACCACGCCTTCGTTAACGGTTTGATCGGTTCCGGTATTAGCTACTGGTGCTTTATTAATTTGCCTGACAGTTACTATTACCTGATCGGCAGTCGAGTTCACAGTTCCATCGTTGACGATGAGCGAGAATGTATAACTCTGATTGGTCATCACTTCGGGAGCAGTAAAAGTTGGTTTTGCCGCAGTGGTAGAATTTAGTGTTATTCCTGATGGAGCAGTCCACGAATAGGTTAGTGTATTGTTATCCGGGTCGGAAGACGCCGATCCATCGAGAGTAACCACCACGCCTTCGTTAACGGTTTGATCAGTTCCGGCATTAGCTACTGGTGCTTTATTCACTTGCCTGACAGTTACTATTACCTGATCGGCAGTCGAGTTCACTGTTCCATCATTGACAATGAGCGAGAACGTATAATTCTGGTTGGTCATCACTTCAGGAGCAGTAAAAGTTGGTTTTGCTGCAGTCGTAGAATTTAAGGTTATTCCTGATGGTGCAGTCCATTTATAGGTGAGTGTATTGTTATCCGGGTCGAACGATGCTGATCCATCGAGAGTAACCACCACACCTTCGTTAACAGTTTGATCTGCTCCCGCATTAGACACAGGTGCCTTATTCACTTGCCTAACAGTTACTATTACCTGATCGGCAGTCGAGTTTACTGTTCCATCGTTGACAATGAGTGAGAACGTATAACTCTGATTGGTCATCACTTCGGGAGCAGTAAAGGTTGGTTTTGCCGCAGTCGTGGAATTTAGGGTTATACCTGATGGTGCAGTCCACGAATAGGTGAGTGTATTGTTGTCCGGGTCGGAAGAAGCCGATCCATCGAGGGTAACCACTACACCTTCGTTAACAGATTGATCGGCTCCGGCATTAGCCACAGGAGCTTTGTTAACTTGCCTGACAGTTACTATTACCTGATCGGCAGTTGAGTTCACTGTTCCATCGTTGACGATGAGCGAGAATTTATAACTCTGATTGGTCATCACTTCAGGAGCAGTAAAGGTTGGTTTTGCAGCAGATGTTGAATTTAGTGTTATTCCTTGTGGCGCAGTCCACGAATAGGTGAGCGTATTGTTATCCGGGTCGGAAGAAGCCGATCCATCGAGGGTAACCACTACACCTTCGTTAACAGTTTGATCGGCTCCGGCATTAGCCACAGGAGCTTTGTTAACTTGCCTGACAGTTACTATTACCTGATCGGCAGTCGAGTTGACTGTTCCATCGTTAACAACGAGAGAAAACGTATAATTCTGGTTGGTCATCACTTCGGGAGCAGTAAAAGTTGGTTTTGCAGCAGATGTTGAATTTAGTGTTATTCCTTGTGGACCAGTCCACGAATAGGTGAGCGTATTGTTATCCGGGTCGGAAGAAGCCGATCCATCGAGAGTAACCACCATGCCTTCGTTAACGGTTTGATCCGCGCCCGCATTAGCAACAGGTGCTTGATTTGTGATGTTTGTGTATGAAAGTTTAAGAGTTGCCGATCCTTCCGGAGTGAATGTTGGAGCTGGCAGAGTGGTTTCAGTGTCCGGATCAAAATATTGAGATACTACATTGGAAATTTCTAGCCCAGCACTCGAATCCCAGAATTTATAGATAATGGCATTTCCAGGAGTAAACCCCTCCTCAGACGAACTGGGGTCAGCTTTGGATGCTTTAAGTGTGATAAATGTGTTTGGGTCAGTAATCATGATCTGTTGAGTCAGGATAGCTTTAGCGCAACAAATAGTATCATCAAACACAGCAATTTCATCACCAATATCGAGATTTGTTCCATTTATGGTAGCTGTCACTACGTAAAGATTCATGTGCTCAAGTCCATTTCCTGAATATGAAAGTACAAAATGACCTTGCGCAAAACTGGTTATATTGAGCAGGAGAAATGTGATATAAAAGGAAATCCACTTCATAGGTCTGATTATTAAGTATTATCTTTTGATATAAATATCTGCAAAGTAGGTTGTAATTTTTTTATGAATTTATTTAGTGGTTAAGATAGATAATTTTAGTGGTCGTTTGATTTACTCTGCAAAAATAGACACCTCGAGAGACTTCATGGTTTCTGTTATCTTTTCCGTCCCATATCAATAATTGTTGCCCTTCAGAAATGCCTTTATACAAAGTCTTAATTAGTTTTCCAGTTATATCGAATATTTCACAATTAAGTTGCAGCCCTTGCGATAAAGAAATTTCAATTCGCAGATTTGCCTCAAAGGGGTTAGGGTAAATTTTTATTCCTTCTGAGCCGTCCGGTGTCGTTTCTTGTTCCGATCGGTCGAAATCAATAAACGCAAACAAAGAACCTCCTCTTGCAAAGGTGTCGGTACTGTTGTTAACTGGTTGAAAGAAAAGGAGATATACAATTCCTGCCCTATATGATTTAAGTGTAATTTTGTGTCCTTCGATGTAACCATTAGGTTT is a window from the Aquipluma nitroreducens genome containing:
- a CDS encoding PKD domain-containing protein, with translation MKWISFYITFLLLNITSFAQGHFVLSYSGNGLEHMNLYVVTATINGTNLDIGDEIAVFDDTICCAKAILTQQIMITDPNTFITLKASKADPSSSEEGFTPGNAIIYKFWDSSAGLEISNVVSQYFDPDTETTLPAPTFTPEGSATLKLSYTNITNQAPVANAGADQTVNEGMVVTLDGSASSDPDNNTLTYSWTGPQGITLNSTSAAKPTFTAPEVMTNQNYTFSLVVNDGTVNSTADQVIVTVRQVNKAPVANAGADQTVNEGVVVTLDGSASSDPDNNTLTYSWTAPQGITLNSTSAAKPTFTAPEVMTNQSYKFSLIVNDGTVNSTADQVIVTVRQVNKAPVANAGADQSVNEGVVVTLDGSASSDPDNNTLTYSWTAPSGITLNSTTAAKPTFTAPEVMTNQSYTFSLIVNDGTVNSTADQVIVTVRQVNKAPVSNAGADQTVNEGVVVTLDGSASFDPDNNTLTYKWTAPSGITLNSTTAAKPTFTAPEVMTNQNYTFSLIVNDGTVNSTADQVIVTVRQVNKAPVANAGTDQTVNEGVVVTLDGSASSDPDNNTLTYSWTAPSGITLNSTTAAKPTFTAPEVMTNQSYTFSLIVNDGTVNSTADQVIVTVRQINKAPVANTGTDQTVNEGVVVTLDGSASSDPDNNTLTYSWTAPSGITLNSTTAAKPTFTAPEVMTNQSYTFSLIVNDGTVNSTADQVTVTVRQVNKAPVANAGADQTVNEGVVVTLDGSASSDPDNNTLTYSWTAPSGITLNSTSAAKPTFTAPEVMTNQSYTFSLIVNDGTVNSTADQVIITVKQVNKAPVANAGADQSVNEGVTVTLDGSASSDPDNNTLTYSWTAPTGITLNSTTAAKPTFTAPEVTTNQTYTFSLIVNDGTVNSTADQVVITVRQVNKAPVANAGTNQSVEKNTLYTLDGSSSSDPDGDALTYLWSAPAGITLSSNIVAKPSFTTPATIPPANYTFTLTVNDGKLNSASDQVIITIKQTNQAPEAKAGVDQSIDEGVLVTLDGSTSTDPDGDALVYLWVAPPGITLSSTSAAKPTFTAPEVLANQSYTFTLTVNDGTVNSTADQVIVTVKQVNKAPKANAGTDQSVNEGVAVTLDGSASSDPDNNTLTYSWSAPTGITLNSTTAAKPTFTASGVMTNQSYTFSLIVNDGTVNSTADQVIVTVKHINKSPTANAGIDKTVDEGSFVTLDGSTSSDPENSTLTYLWTAPTGITLSSNSIAKPTFTAPEVMTDQNYTFSLVVNDGTGNSTTDQVIITVKQINKIPIANAGPDQTGNEGALITLDASASSDLDNNTLTYKWTAPPGIILSSTTVAKPTFTAPQVLTDQSYAFSLIVNDGIANSLADQVYITVRQINKAPVLTSSKSFSVNENLPQEFLLEGTDAENDPINFTFENLPSFLHLTKKTNTSAILSGTFTNQYVGVNSYNLNLSDGVSTTKEILTIIVTNVDGGPYVKDSIKNISVNKGAIDIVIDLKLVFANSNQGDILNYSVASNTNDKIVTAQIAGTNLTLSFSKEFTGLSQIIIKASSNGKEAQSKFNVDVNIPTGIGNLDHNPEVLIYPNPTEGDVHLRFKEIPENETWVYIYNTSGKLMIKSLVRDTEEILKLNGYAPGVYLIQIALPKPKTYKVILR